In one Diabrotica virgifera virgifera chromosome 7, PGI_DIABVI_V3a genomic region, the following are encoded:
- the LOC126888470 gene encoding uncharacterized protein LOC126888470, with protein sequence METSETSDDGDQFIDEDIFKTEDTETQLLPCSSTELGNWAIRHNITHAALKDLLQIIKRQYDSSLFIDARTLLKTPKNTKKSCKVIQGGEYWHQGLDVCLTNTFKNLSKDMLIQLNVNIDGLPIYKSSKRQFWPILCSIYEMPDIQPMIVGIFHGNNKPLDINEFLEPFVEDVKRLQSNGLCVNGHMIHIKIRCFICDSPARAFIKGVVNFNGINGCLKCTTEGEYSYLSRTVVFPDIKCPLRTDAKFRSKHYGKHHKGQESPILKISEVDMVQDFIVADELHLLELGVMKRCLTGWKDGSMGFSSKLCARDIERISKHLISVKLPSEIHRSTRGLDCLAYWKGVEWRNFLNYIGIVILKDVLNTDVYKHFLLLFVAVRICSSDMYAENRSVAQLMFEKYIDDFKIIYGVQFITSNIHNLEHVVDDVNRFGQLFTISTYPFENTLFQLKKLLRQGNNSLQQIVNRIGERNLILSNDTKKTSLQPEIKKRGNVIKCYIYSHNFCLSNVFKNSWFLTNDNDIVQMNSASEKGGKIFIHGKSVKKKEDFFSYPIRSSNLHIYICNITNLNNMKLYLLENVVCKMVVIKYNESKIVFIPLLHTIKNKQNLNVN encoded by the exons ATGGAAACCAGTGAAACATCAGATGATGGTGACCAGTTTATTGATGAAGACATTTTTAAAACAGAAGATACTGAAACGCAATTATTGCCTTGTTCAAGTACCGAATTAGGAAATTGGGCAATCCGACATAATATTACACATGCAGCTCTAAAAGATCTCCTACAAATAATCAAGAGACAGTATGATTCTAGTTTATTTATCGATGCTAGAACATTAttaaaaacgccaaaaaatacgaaaaaaagttgtaaagttatacaGGGTGGAGAATATTGGCATCAAGGTCTTGACGTTTGTCTAACGAAcacttttaaaaacttgtcaaaagaCATGTTAATACAGCTCAATGTAAATATAGATGGGTTGCCAATATATAAAAGTTCCAAACGTCAGTTTTGGCCAATTTTATGTAGCATATATGAAATGCCTGATATACAACCTATGATTGTTGGCATTTTCCATGGAAATAACAAGCCTCTAGATATAAATGAATTTTTGGAGCCTTTTGTTGAGGATGTTAAGCGGCTGCAATCAAATGGACTCTGTGTTAATGGGCATATGATTCACATAAAAATTAGATGCTTTATCTGCGATTCACCTGCACGGGCATTTATTAAAG GTGTAGTCAATTTCAATGGGATTAATGGATGCCTTAAATGCACTACTGAAGGCGAATATTCTTATCTTTCTCGAACTGTTGTATTTCCTGATATAAAATGTCCTCTTAGAACTGATGCAAAATTCAGAAGTAAACATTATGGTAAGCACCATAAAGGGCAAGAgtcaccaattttgaaaatttccgaAGTTGACATGGTGCAGGATTTTATAGTAGCAGATGAACTACATCTTTTAGAGCTAGGTGTGATGAAGCGTTGTCTAACAGGATGGAAAGATGGTTCTATGGGTTTCTCAAGTAAGCTATGTGCTCGTGATATTGAGAGGATCTCCAAACATTTAATATCTGTGAAACTTCCATCTGAAATTCATCGTTCCACAAGAGGATTAGATTGCCTGGCATACTGGAAAGGAGTAGAATGGCGCAATTTTCTTAATTATATTGGAAttgttattttaaaagatgtgTTGAACACTgacgtttataaacattttttacttctttttgttGCTGTTAGAATATGTTCTTCTGACATGTATGCTGAAAATCGTTCGGTTGCCCAATTaatgtttgaaaaatatatagATGATTTTAAGATTATTTATGGCGTACAATTTATTACAAGCAACATTCATAACTTAGAACATGTGGTTGATGATGTTAATAGATTTGGACAACTTTTTACAATATCTACGTACCCATTTGAGAATACATTATttcaactaaaaaaattattgcgCCAAGGAAATAACAGTTTGCAGCAAATTGTTAATAGAATTGGCGAAAGAAATTTAATATTGAGCAATGATACAAAAAAGACAAGTTTACAGCCAGAAATTAAGAAAAGGGGGAATGTTATCAAGTGCTACATTTATtctcataatttttgtttaagtaatgttttcaaaaattcatggtttttaacaaatgacaatgacattgtTCAAATGAATTCTGCATCAGAAAAAGGTGGTAAAATATTCATACATGGAAAATCTgttaagaaaaaagaagatttctTTAGTTATCCCATTCGATCATCAAATTTACACATATATATTTGCAACAttacaaatttaaataatatgaaacTTTATTTGCTAGAGAATGTTGTTTGTAAAATGGTTGTTATAAAATACAATGaaagtaaaattgtttttattcctcttctacacactattaaaaataaacaaaactt